DNA sequence from the Desulfobacterales bacterium genome:
GCAGTTTTTCCTACAATGCCAGAGATCTGGCCGTCATGCGGGCGAAGTTTCAGAACTGTATCGCATTGCTGGGATCGGCTACCCCGTCCATTCAATCCGTATATAATGTGGTTCATTCCAAATTCAAAGGCTTGCAGCTGAGACACCGGGTAAATCAGCAGCCGCTTCCGGAAATCCGGGTGGTTGATCTTCGTGAGTATCGGGACATGAAGGGGATGAACCGATATCTTACCCCGGATCTGGTCGATGCCATGAAGCAGACGTTGCAGCGGGGTGAACAGGTGCTGCTGTTCCTCAACCGACGGGGGTTTGCCAATTTTGCGGTCTGCTCGGAATGCGGCAAAGCGATTCGTTGTAAAAATTGTGATATCTCCATGACCCTCCACCAGAAGGCAAACGCCTATAAATGCCATTTTTGCGGGTATACCCGACCCTTCGGTATCAGTTGCCCGGATTGTGGCTCATCGAAGATTTATCTGCTGGGCCTGGGGACCGAAAAGCTCGAGGCGGGGATAAAAGCGCTGTTTCCGGACCGCCGGATTGCCCGGATGGACCGGGACACCACCCTGAGAAAAGGGGCCTTGATAACCCTGCTGAAGGGACTGCGGAATCGAACAATCGATATCCTGATCGGGACCCAGATGGTTGCCAAAGGCCACGACTTTCCCCATATTACCCTTGTTGGGATCATCTGCGCGGATCTGTCGCTGAATTTTCCGGATTTTCGCTCCGGAGAACGCACGTTTCAGCTGCTGGCCCAGGTAGCCGGCAGAGCCGGCCGGGGGGAAACTCCCGGAAAAGTGATTCTGCAAACCTATACGCCGGACCATTACAGCATCGAGTGCTCAAGGGATCAGGATGTCGAAGGGTTTTACAACCGGGAAATCGAGTTCAGAAAGTCTTTGAATTATCCCCCGTTTTCCAGGATGATTCAGCTGAATATATCAGGCAGGGATAAGAACGATACAAAGCGGGATGCCCGGATTCTTGGTGAATGCAGTTTTTCATTGATGAAGGCCAATCCGGCATTTATGAATCAGCTGGAGCAGCTGGGACCGGTTGAGTCTCCACTGGCAAAGATTGCCAACCGCTTTCGATGGCAGATTCTATATAAAAGTCCCAATGTCGGGCTCCTTCATGAATTTGTCCGCAAGCTGATGGAGGAGAAAACGTTTAAATCAGTTCTTCGTCAGGTGACACTGGCGGTGGATGTGGATCCGTTTTTTATGATGTGAAAAAAAGAACGGGGAACGGGGAAACGGGGTATAAGGTATGAGGTATAGGAGGGTATAGGGTATAAAAAAACACTCCGCTATTTTACACCTTGCACCTTGCACCTTACACCTTACACCTTACACCCTTTATCTATTCAAAATCGTAAATCTTAACCCTGGCGCACATGGGGACGCATTCCTGTAAGAACGCCTGGTGGAGCGGGTGAATCTGGTACTGGTCCTGATCGCTCATTGATTGGAAAACGGAATTGATCGCAAACGAATAGGATTTATCGATCACGGTACGATCAGCAGTGGCAGCCGGTGTGCCGATATGGACAACCCGGGCGAAGTCAATTTTTTTTAATGATTCCAAACCGGCACAAAATTTGTCTTTCTGCTCGACTGACAAATCGTCTTTCAGCCAAAATACGACAATATGAGATAACATCATCGTCTCCTTTCGGGTTGCTTTCTAAAGAGATTTATTCCTTAGTTCAATGCGGTTTCGGGTTGTCTTTTTGTATCTTCGTGTGTGTGCTGATCATATCAGCCCTTTGCATGGATATGTTTATCACACATCCATTATAAGTGTGACGTTTCCGTGTCAAGAGAGAAAATTACATCCACTGCCGGATCTTGGACTTTTGCAAGATAATATCCGTCAACCTGCCTTATAACAGTTGAATACGATGGATTGTTCTTTAAACAATAACTTTGTTCTTGCAAAATGAATTCTATTCATAATAGAATTTACTACAGATTAATTCCGTGCAGCGAACCGGAAAGAGGCCTCGGGCAGGTTTTTTAAGCTTAAACAAGATAATATCGGACACATGATTCAATGGGCTTGATCATAACTGCGGCCACAATGTCACGGGGTCCGTCCCGCCCGTTGCCGGCTTCTCCAGCACGATCCGGGGGATGCCGGCAACGGGCGGGACTCAGAGGCTACGCACAGCAAAATATGGCCGCAGTTATGATCAAGCCCAATTCAATGTATATTTCGAGGGCCAGAATCTGAGCCGGAAGCGGTAGAACTGCTTTTGGCCCGAATTTTCAGCCGACTGTTTGTAATTTGAGCCTATTGCTGTTGTCCGAACGAAAATTTGATTATTTTTTACGTTCAAGGCGGGCAGAAAGACCACCGCATTCAGGGAAAATTTGCAGCCCTTCGTTCAGGCATGACAGAATCAACACTTTCAGAGAGGAGGTAGCTATGACGCAAAAGATACTGGTGGCATTGGACGATTCCGAAAATGCGATGAGAGCGGTTGAATTCATTACGAAAATATTTAAACCGGACAGCAGGGTTACCCTGATGTGTGTTTTGCAGGATACGGCGGCGCTGTGTGATATGAGCAGCCCGGAGTTGACATCCTACTTTATTGCTCAGCAGGGGACGTTTTGTGCGCTTGAGCAGGAAAAGAAAAAGCTGGTGGAAAGTGCTGTTGAAAACGCCAGAGCCCTGCTGCTCAAAGCCGATTTTTTCGAAAACAATATTTCTAT
Encoded proteins:
- the priA gene encoding primosomal protein N'; the protein is MSISPEYEYIEVAVSLPVDGTYTYRVPQPFLAIVAVAKRVLVPFHNRTVTGYILALHADGGPSAGETKYILDVLDEKPLFTTSLIPLFKWIARYYMYPLGQVITKALPAGINDKEVTSLKITGKGAAVLSESGIPPLAEQVLTRLVQGPNRLKTLSRQIGCPLPAGLILSMEKKGWIVTRRYIQKGTPVPRTERYLSLIRSDIPQDRYYPQRKAILEAIESEGEISLTHLKKRVQSGCGSVRYLTEKGFIQTCEKKVYTDPLGELIEPDSPPPLTLEQETVISSISGAMGKGFCTYLLEGVTGSGKTEVYMQIAAEAVQNGFSVLVLVPEIALISQTERRFRARFGQCIALLHSGLTKTERFDQWKRIMDQEASIIIGVRSAVFAPLDQIGVIIVDEEHDPSYKQDGSFSYNARDLAVMRAKFQNCIALLGSATPSIQSVYNVVHSKFKGLQLRHRVNQQPLPEIRVVDLREYRDMKGMNRYLTPDLVDAMKQTLQRGEQVLLFLNRRGFANFAVCSECGKAIRCKNCDISMTLHQKANAYKCHFCGYTRPFGISCPDCGSSKIYLLGLGTEKLEAGIKALFPDRRIARMDRDTTLRKGALITLLKGLRNRTIDILIGTQMVAKGHDFPHITLVGIICADLSLNFPDFRSGERTFQLLAQVAGRAGRGETPGKVILQTYTPDHYSIECSRDQDVEGFYNREIEFRKSLNYPPFSRMIQLNISGRDKNDTKRDARILGECSFSLMKANPAFMNQLEQLGPVESPLAKIANRFRWQILYKSPNVGLLHEFVRKLMEEKTFKSVLRQVTLAVDVDPFFMM
- a CDS encoding Dabb family protein, whose product is MMLSHIVVFWLKDDLSVEQKDKFCAGLESLKKIDFARVVHIGTPAATADRTVIDKSYSFAINSVFQSMSDQDQYQIHPLHQAFLQECVPMCARVKIYDFE
- a CDS encoding universal stress protein, with protein sequence MTQKILVALDDSENAMRAVEFITKIFKPDSRVTLMCVLQDTAALCDMSSPELTSYFIAQQGTFCALEQEKKKLVESAVENARALLLKADFFENNISIKVDMKKTGVAADILEEFKLGNYDVLVMGRRGLSGIKEFFLGSISQKVIHGAKDISIMLVS